TGGTAGTGGTAgcaagtacttcgtatcGGCCAGGCGTCCTCCACGACTCGACACCACGACCACACCCGTCTGTGACCAACAGAAAGGTAGTCATGAGTGTCAGAAGGATGAGTCTTTGAACAGCCGTGACGCGAGAAGGGTTGAACCTGAGGCTCCAGGTCTAGGGGAAACAACGTTGGATGGCGCATGCTCATCTCGGAGCTGGCCATTTGAGGAATCGGTGCCTTGACGCAACAGTGGTGAgtctcgccgccacgaggtGTCCTTTCCGGGCAACGTACCATCCACCACGCTGCCTTTTCTTGGCGAGTTGGCCTACACTCGGATGAAGCGGCGCCAGCTAATCTGGCGACCCCTCAACTCCAACGCCAGTTGCGAGGTACGTGTCATCGTTTACCATCGGGCCGGACTCGACGTGAGGGGTCACGTCCCTAGGGTCACGAAGCCGTAAGCCAGGGCGGCTGATggtgcgacgacgagccgtgCTGAAGATGTCAAGGACGTGCAGGAGATGCTGGAGACAAAAGTACGTAAACGGCCGATCTACAACTTCGCGAGCTGCCTCAACCATGGCTAGCTTCAATCGTGGTTCTTGGTCTGGGGAAACACGAAGCATGCCTCAGCACCCGGGCCCATTGGCTCTTGCACCCGACGGCAGCTGTTTGGTCTCTGGCGTTGATGCAGTTGAGGGAGCAGATGACGTTCCACGGGTCTCATCAGACCCTTGGGTATAACACTGGTATGGGGAAGCTGCCGCCCAGACCGCCCTGTCGTGACGGTCAGAGGGCAACTTCTTAGGTGATGGAAACGGCGGCTCATCCACGCCATTGGTTCAGCACTCGGGGTCGCAGGTACGAGCTGTCGACCTGCCCGGTCCGTCGCTAGTCGAGTTGATGAGtgttggcgacggccaaATCACCACGGGAGACGGGGTCAGTCCTCTCGTCTGGAGACATCGGGGTCGTGCGTCGCGAGTGACTCGTCCCAGTTATAAAAGCCAGAGGCAACTCCGTGGCGGGCGCAATTTCAGGGACGCCGAGCCGAACCCACATGGCTCCGcaacgccagccaggcctGGCCACCAGCTCCCGTCTCCTACTACAGTACCTTAGCAGGCCAGAAAAAGTCGGGCCTCGTGCCGTGATCATCTTGCCAACAAGGTTCTATAACTACTTACAATACCTACGTTACCAGGCCCGCGGCAGGGTTGCAGCtacgcgacgacgagcagctcctATCTGAGACTGGAGCCGGACTGAGACCGGGACCTGCAACCGACGCGGCACTGACTGAAATGGCACGTCGCCAGGCGCTGCacgtgtcggcgacggccgcagcgcgcccggcgtcgacggtccAGTCGCGGAGGGCAGCGCGTTTGCCGCCAGCGGCTCGGATCGTCGCTGAGGCTGCTCCCACATCCACATCCACATCCGCTTCCACATGCACGGGCAGCCAGACACCGCGGCAGCAGACCGCCCGGACGCTGCCGGAGAGCAGCAGTCTCGGGGACGGCTGGACGAGcggacgacgaagccgctcAGGGTTCAGTGACGCGGCCGCCAGGATCGCGCAGCCAACACCACCGCTGGAGGCGACGCTTAGCCCCGGCACTGGAgcccgtgcagcagcagccgccgcagcagcagcagcattaGCAGCGGCTCCCACACCCACCGGTCCCGCTATAGCGCTGcaagccgcggccgccgcccaaccaGTTCAGCTGTCACTACCTTTTTCTCCGACCCGTTTTCGCAGAcatccgacgacgacggcttcccCTTCTCTCCTGACGCTGTCACGCCGCTCAGCGCGCCCGGTATCTGCTACCGCTCTCCTCCGCCATTCCTCGCCTTCCTGCAACTTTTGTCACGGTCGCAGACTCTTCACCacgacctcgcccgccatggtTGCCAGCCGGCTAGATGGCACTGCCATCGCCAAGAGCATCCGCGAGCGCATTGGCGCCGACATCGCCGAGAAGCAGAAGCTCAACCCGCGCTACAAGCCATGCCTCAAGATCCTTCAAGGTGCGTTCTCCTCCCCGCGAGTCTGCCGAGATTGCGTGCAGTGCTTTGCAGGCCAATTGAGCTGACTGAATCGCGTCGACAGTGGGCGACCGATCTGATTCCTGTGCGTCCTGCCGTACCCCGCCCCCGCATCGTGACCCTCGAAGCCGCGGTTGCGTGCTAGCCGTACTAACACTGCAACAGCCACGTATGTTCGCATGAAGCTCAAGGCAGCCCAAGAGGTACCTTCGCCCACAGAATCAAGactgtcgtcgtccctgGTTCATTGCTGATGCAGTTGACAGGCTGGCGTTGCGTGCGAGCTGCTGCACTACCCCGCCGAAATCACAGAGCCTGAGCTGCTGGACCAGCTCCGGCGCCTGAACAACGATCCCACCGTCAACGGCATCTTGGTCCAGCTTCCCCTTCCCAGCCACATCTCCGAGTACAACATCACCTCGGCCGTTGCCGACGAAAAGGATGTCGATGGCTTCGGCACCAACAACattggcgagctggccaagcgGGGCGGCAACCCCATCTTCACCCCTTGCACGCCCAAAGGCGTCATGCACCTCCTCCGGGAGGCTGGCATTCCTTTGGCTGGCAAGTCGGCCGTTGTTCTCGGCCGCAGCAACATTGTCGGCAGCCCCGTGAGCTACCTCCTCCGTAACGCCGACTGCACCGTCACCGTCTGCCACTCCAAGACGGCTGCCTTGGAGTCGTACCTCAAGAGCGCCGATATTGTCATTGCTGCCATCGGACAGCCCCAGTTTGTCAAGGGGGAGTGGCTGAAGGAGGGTGCCGTGGTCATCGATGTCGGCACCAACTTCGTCCCCGATGCCACTAAGAAGACCGGTTATCGCCTGGTGGGTGATGTCGACTTCGAGTCGGCTGCCCAGGTCGCGTCCGTCATTAcccccgtccccggcggTGTTGGTCCCATGACCGTGGCAATGCTTCTCGAGAACGTTGTTGAGGCTACGACCCTCTTCTTCCAGAACGAAAGACTTCGCAAGACGATTCCCCTCCCTTTGAAGCTCGAGAGACCCGTGCCGTCAGACATCGCCATCTCCCGAGCGCAGACGCCCAAGCAAATCACCCGCATCGCTGCCGAGGTCGGCATTGCACCCCACGAACTGGAGCCGTACGGGGCCtacaaggccaaggtcgaTCTCAATCTGCTCAAGCGGCTGGAGCACCGCAGGGACGGACGCTACGTGGTCGTCACGGGCATCACCCCTACGCctctcggcgagggcaagtCAACCACAACCATGGGACTtgcgcaggccctcggcgcccacgTCGGCCGACTGACCTTTGCCAATGTGCGCCAGCCGAGTCAGGGTCCGACGTTTGGTAtcaagggcggcgctgccggcggagGCTACAGTCAGGTCATCCCCATGGATGAGTTCAACCTCCACCTCACGGGTGACATCCATGCCATCACAGCGGCGAACAaccttctcgccgccgccatcgagacGCGCATATTCCACGAGAACACGCAAAAAGACGGCCCGCTGTACAGGCGACTGGTTCCAGTCAAGAATGGCGTGCGCAGGTTTGCGCCGGTCATGTTCCGCCGCCTGAAGAAGCTTGGCATTGACAAGACCATCCCCGACGAGctcaccgaggacgagatcCACCGTTTTGCCCGTCTCGATATCGACCCGGAGACCATCACCTGGCGGCGTGTTCTGGATGTCAACGACCGCCACCTCCGAGGCGTCACCGTCGGCACGGCGCCTACGGAGAAGGGCCAGAGTCGCGAGACGGGCTTCGACATTTCCGTTGCTAGCGAGTGCATGGCCATTCTTGCCCTCAGCACTAGTCTTGCGGACATGCGCGAGCGTCTGGGCCGCATGGTCGTCGCCACATCGCGCAGCGGCGACCCGGTGACGTGCGACGACATCGGTGCGGGCGGTGCCCTGACAGCTCTCATGAAGGATGCCATCAAGCCGAACCTCATGCAGACGCTTGAGGGAACACCGGTGTTTGTCCACGCCGGACCGTTTGCCAACATCAGCATCGGCCAGAGctccatcatcgccgacagGCTGGCACTCAAGCTCGCGGGCACGGAGCCCGACGAAGACCACAATGGCACGGCTGGATTCGTCGTGACCGAGGCTGGATTTGACTTCAccatgggcggcgagcggTTCTTCAACATCAAGTGCCGCACTTCTGGGCTGGTGCCcgatgtggtggtggtcgtcgcgACAGTGCGTGCCTTGAAggtgcacggcggcggcccgccgatTGCGCCTGGCGCTCCGCTCAACCCGGTCTACAAGGAGGAGAATGTGGACATTCTGCGTGCGGGCTGTGTCAACTTGAAGAAGCacatcgccaacgccaagTCGTTCGGTGTCCCCGTTGTTGTAGCCATCAACAAGTTTGCGACAGACACGGACGCCGAAATCGCCGTTGTACGGGAGGAGGCCTtggctgcgggcgccgaggatgccatCCTGGCCGATCACTGGGCACAGGGCGGTGTGGGAGCCGTCGACCTGGCGCATGGCGTCATCGCAGCCGCTGAGAAGCCTAAGGCCCTGAGCCTGACGTACGGATTGGACGGCACCGTGCAGGAACGCATCGAGGCCATTGGCAAGAAGATGtacggggccgccgcggtcgagTTCAGCGAGCTGGCGCAGAAGAAGGTGGACACATACACGAGGCAAGGCTACGGCAACTTATCCATCTGCATCGCCAAGACGCAGTACTCGCTGTCTCACGACCCGGAGCTGAAGGGCGCCCCCACCGGCTTCACGATTCCCATCCGAGACGTGCGCAtggctgctggtgctggttATCTGTGAGTCTGCATGGTTCCCTGGACGTACAACAAGCTTGCTAACAAGGGCAGGTATGCGCTTGCTGCTGATATCCAGACGATTCCCGGcctgcccacggcgccgggctACCTTAATGTCGACGTGGACACCGAGACGGGTGAGATTGATGGTCTATTTTAGAGACGGTGTGCGCTTCTGGTGCGTCCTTGGTATGACCTGTATACAGGACGCGTTGGCTCGTTAGTATGCATATCCTAGGGTTAGATTCGGCCCGTTTTGGTTATTTGCCTTTCAACTCAACGTGGCATGGCCGCCGGAAGATGGGGGAATTGTTAGGGTTCATGAAATTCAACACGAGGCGTGAAAAGGCGGGCGTGGACTGATTAGTCGACGTGCTGCCGTAGCACAGACCTACTACTGGACAAGGAAGGTAAAAGACAC
Above is a genomic segment from Purpureocillium takamizusanense chromosome 2, complete sequence containing:
- the ADE3 gene encoding tetrahydrofolate synthase (COG:H~EggNog:ENOG503NVZV), producing MARRQALHVSATAAARPASTVQSRRAARLPPAARIVAEAAPTSTSTSASTCTGSQTPRQQTARTLPESSSLGDGWTSGRRSRSGFSDAAARIAQPTPPLEATLSPGTGARAAAAAAAAAALAAAPTPTGPAIALQAAAAAQPVQLSLPFSPTRFRRHPTTTASPSLLTLSRRSARPVSATALLRHSSPSCNFCHGRRLFTTTSPAMVASRLDGTAIAKSIRERIGADIAEKQKLNPRYKPCLKILQVGDRSDSSTYVRMKLKAAQEAGVACELLHYPAEITEPELLDQLRRLNNDPTVNGILVQLPLPSHISEYNITSAVADEKDVDGFGTNNIGELAKRGGNPIFTPCTPKGVMHLLREAGIPLAGKSAVVLGRSNIVGSPVSYLLRNADCTVTVCHSKTAALESYLKSADIVIAAIGQPQFVKGEWLKEGAVVIDVGTNFVPDATKKTGYRLVGDVDFESAAQVASVITPVPGGVGPMTVAMLLENVVEATTLFFQNERLRKTIPLPLKLERPVPSDIAISRAQTPKQITRIAAEVGIAPHELEPYGAYKAKVDLNLLKRLEHRRDGRYVVVTGITPTPLGEGKSTTTMGLAQALGAHVGRLTFANVRQPSQGPTFGIKGGAAGGGYSQVIPMDEFNLHLTGDIHAITAANNLLAAAIETRIFHENTQKDGPLYRRLVPVKNGVRRFAPVMFRRLKKLGIDKTIPDELTEDEIHRFARLDIDPETITWRRVLDVNDRHLRGVTVGTAPTEKGQSRETGFDISVASECMAILALSTSLADMRERLGRMVVATSRSGDPVTCDDIGAGGALTALMKDAIKPNLMQTLEGTPVFVHAGPFANISIGQSSIIADRLALKLAGTEPDEDHNGTAGFVVTEAGFDFTMGGERFFNIKCRTSGLVPDVVVVVATVRALKVHGGGPPIAPGAPLNPVYKEENVDILRAGCVNLKKHIANAKSFGVPVVVAINKFATDTDAEIAVVREEALAAGAEDAILADHWAQGGVGAVDLAHGVIAAAEKPKALSLTYGLDGTVQERIEAIGKKMYGAAAVEFSELAQKKVDTYTRQGYGNLSICIAKTQYSLSHDPELKGAPTGFTIPIRDVRMAAGAGYLYALAADIQTIPGLPTAPGYLNVDVDTETGEIDGLF